A region from the Pseudomonas sp. KU26590 genome encodes:
- a CDS encoding type II toxin-antitoxin system RelE/ParE family toxin — translation MRVEWLEQALKNLKDEADYIALENPEAADDFADAIFASVDNLVLFPGMGREGRVKNTREWAVPNWSYLIPYRVVGDRLQILRIFHTKQRPRAKW, via the coding sequence ATGCGAGTTGAGTGGCTGGAACAAGCCCTCAAGAACCTCAAAGATGAAGCCGATTATATTGCGCTGGAGAATCCAGAGGCCGCTGACGATTTCGCCGATGCCATTTTCGCGAGCGTTGATAACCTGGTTTTGTTTCCCGGTATGGGACGTGAGGGTCGGGTCAAAAACACGCGGGAATGGGCGGTACCGAACTGGTCCTATTTGATACCGTATCGAGTTGTCGGCGACCGGCTGCAAATTCTGAGGATTTTCCATACGAAACAGCGGCCGCGCGCGAAGTGGTGA
- a CDS encoding CopG family ribbon-helix-helix protein: protein MTGLSLNLPEDLSNSLADLAKAHGQSASYLAMDVLRDYIEHEKTLTAQIEQAVIEADEGKFASDQQVAAMRARRWGRDAS from the coding sequence ATGACCGGACTATCGCTGAACCTCCCGGAAGACCTATCCAACTCCCTCGCCGATCTCGCCAAGGCACATGGCCAGAGCGCAAGCTATCTGGCCATGGATGTCCTTCGTGACTACATCGAACACGAAAAGACTCTCACCGCCCAGATCGAGCAAGCGGTGATTGAGGCGGACGAAGGAAAATTCGCAAGCGACCAGCAAGTCGCGGCGATGCGCGCCCGGCGTTGGGGTCGGGATGCGAGTTGA